The following proteins come from a genomic window of Trifolium pratense cultivar HEN17-A07 linkage group LG4, ARS_RC_1.1, whole genome shotgun sequence:
- the LOC123922991 gene encoding biogenesis of lysosome-related organelles complex 1 subunit 1-like, whose product MEERNVTMDNTESKGLEASLQNLIHLHHHKSLILANQSEKSKKDAIRKAERVSDLLVEAVNGGVQDSFIYQKRIELEIRALSATITSFTKQTDQWLNATHSLNTALKEIGDFENWMKIMEYDFKSINAAIQNIHQE is encoded by the exons ATGGAAGAACGCAATGTTACTATGGACAACACAGAATCAAAGGGATTGGAAGCTTCTTTACAAAATCTAATTCATCTTCACCATCACAAATCTCTCATACTCGCCAATCAATCCG AGAAATCGAAGAAAGATGCAATTAGAAAAGCAGAACGAGTTTCTGATCTGTTGGTTGAAGCTGTGAATGGTGGTGTTCAAGATTCATTCATTTATCAGAAACGAATTGAGCTTGAAATTCGTGCTCTTTCTGCTACTATTACTAGCTTTACTAAACAAACGGATCAGTGGCTTAATGCTACTCATTCTCTTAACACAGCTCTCAAg GAAATTGGAGACTTTGAGAATTGGATGAAGATCATGGAATATGATTTTAAAAGTATCAATGCAGCTATACAAAACATTCACCAAGAGTGA
- the LOC123922492 gene encoding exocyst complex component EXO70B1-like produces MECLVESLSRLGFKKLSVEDLQMLSWKEIEDEIERWIKASNLALKILLPAECKPCDCVFFGFFSTADLSFTDVCRESTLQLLNFRDAIAIESQSPERLPRVLNMFETMRDHLIPEIESMFRDQSSGLLRSKATTVWKILGEAIRVNLEGELHPITSYMINYLCAASRSRKTLEQVFEGDYGDPLKEYPEIEDRVHSYSNLSGQMGLIIWLLESKLIAESKLHNRLTDLSLRFLIRNVEYIVQKAKECELGTILGDDWFKNQATQFNQEIKQKEEELLSKKKTQKEEEIIRILGPNQSFGRGSSDLMGRPPLISNVMSRRQERSDNAD; encoded by the exons CTCTCAAGATTAGGGTTCAAGAAACTCAGCGTTGAAGACCTTCAGATGTTGTCATGGAAAGAAATCGAAGATGAGATTGAAAGATGGATCAAAGCTTCCAACTTGGCTTTGAAGATATTGTTACCCGCTGAATGCAAACCCTGTGATTGCGTTTTCTTTGGGTTCTTCTCCACTGCTGATTTATCGTTTACGGATGTTTGTAGGGAATCCACACTTCAGCTGCTCAATTTCAGGGATGCTATTGCTATTGAAAGCCAATCGCCTGAACGGCTGCCTAGAGTCCTCAACATGTTTGAAACAATGCGTGATCACCTAATTCCAGAGATTGAGTCTATGTTCCGTGATCAATCCAGTGGGTTGCTGCGAAGCAAAGCAACCACAGTTTGGAAGATATTGGGGGAAGCGATCAGAG TGAATCTCGAAGGTGAACTTCACCCGATCACCAGTTACATGATAAATTATCTCTGTGCTGCTAGTCGGTCACGGAAGACCCTGGAGCAAGTGTTTGAAGGAGATTATGGGGATCCATTGAAGGAATATCCTGAAATTGAGGATAGAGTTCATTCCTATTCCAATCTCTCAGGGCAGATGGGTTTGATTATTTGGCTATTAGAGAGCAAGTTGATAGCCGAATCCAAACTCCATAACAGGCTGACTGATTTGTCTCTACGATTCTTGATCAGAAACGTTGAATACATTGTTCAAAAGGCTAAAGAGTGTGAATTAGGAACTATTTTAGGAGATGATTGGTTCAAAAATCAGGCTACCCAATTTAACCAAGAAATAAAACAGAAAGAAGAGGAACTTctatcaaaaaagaaaacacaaaaagaaGAGGAAATTATACGAATCTTGGGGCCAAATCAGAGTTTTGGTCGTGGGAGTAGTGATCTGATGGGTAGGCCACCACTAATTAGCAATGTGATGAGCCGAAGACAAGAGCGATCAGACAATGCTGATTAG